The genomic interval AGGCCGGCTTGAATATCACATCCAACGAAATTGAGACCCACTATTTGGCCGGCGGGAATGTGAATCGGGTGATTAAGGCCCTAATCTCTGCTGACAAAGCCAACATTCCTCTATCTTTTAAATCGGCTACTGCGATCGATTTAGCCGGGCGGGATGTGTTTGATGCAGTTCAAATATCCGTAAATCCGCGCGTCATCAATACTCCCCCTGTTGCTGCGGTTGCAAAGGATGGTATTCAGCTAATTGCAAAAGCCAGGGTAACGGTACGGGCAAATATTAACCAGCTTGTGGGTGGTGCCGGAGAAGAAACTATTCTAGCTCGCGTCGGAGAAGGCATTGTGACAACAATCGGTTCTTCCGAGACTCATAAACTCGTATTGGAAAATCCCGATCGTATTTCTAAAACTGTTCTCGAGAAAGGCTTGGATAGCGGAACAGCTTTTGAAATTCTCTCCATCGATATAGCAGATATCGATATCGGCGAGAATATTGGAGCAAAATTACAAACCGATCAAGCAGAAGCTGACCTGAAAGTAGCAAATGCGCGAGCTGAAGAACGGCGTGCCATGGCGGTTGCTTCTGAGCAGGAGATGCGTGCTAAGGCGCAAGAAGCGCGTGCCAAAGTGATTGAAGCTGAAGCTGAATTACCTCTAGCAATGGCAGAAGCTTTCCGGAGTGGCAATTTGGGTGTGATGGATTATTATAAAATTCAAAACATACAGGCTGATACAGATATGCGAGACTCTATTTCGAAACCTGGAGATAAGCGAAGAGGCGATAAAAAATAACGAGTAATTTTCCTGATATTTTGCGGATATCATGGAGAAACCTTGGTTTACATCATAGTGGATTCAAACTGCATTGATGCCGTATTAGGTCCGCATTTCTTGACGAAAAATGCGGACCCAATGCGGTTAATTTCGGAATTCATTTCACTTGGATCCTAAAGAAGGTCTTAACCAGTTCAGAAAAAGTCTTTTCCGAGTTACATCAGCTCGTTAAGGCCTGCTTCAAGTCCTCGAAGTTCGGCGAGTGCCTTTAACCTGCCGATTGCTGTATAGCCATGGTAGACTTTTTTGTGTAGATCATCTAACATCTGATGCCCGTGGTCTGGGCGCATCGGAATCCGTCGGTTTTCTTTGCGCATTAGGAGGATGGCTTCTTTCACCAGTTTCACCATGTTTGCATTGCCCTCTAAGTGATTCGCTTCATGGAAATTTCCGTTGCCTTCGCGTTGAACGCTACGTAAATGTAAGAAGTAGATTCTAGACCCTAAGCGCTGAATCATACCGGGTAGGTCATTCTCTGGACGCACTCCATAAGATCCGCTGCAGAAGCATAGTCCATTGGAAACACTTGGCACTGATTCTACCAAGAACGTTGCATCTTTCTCAGTACTCATAATACGGGGTAAACCGAGTACCGAAAAGGGCGGGTCATCGGGGTGGATAGCCATTTTTATATTGTTTTTTTCAGCGGTACCGATGATGTCTGAAATAAATTGAATGAGATTATTCCTTAACTTCTCTTCGTTGATATCTTTGTATTGGTCTAGCAAGCCTAATACATCAGAGACTGCGAAAACGCCCATGCTTCCCGGTAAACCTTGTAAACAGGCATTGCTAAGACTTTCCTGTTCATCGATTGACAGTTTGTCAAAATAGGCCTTTGCCTGATCGATTTCATCGGTAGAATAATCTTTTTCTGCGGTAGGCCTCTTTAATATGAAGAGGTCAAAGGCAATAAAAGCTAGCTTTTCGAATCGTAGTGTACGTGCCCGTGTTGGAGTCTCAAAAATAAGATCGGTACGTAGCCAATCCAATATCGGCATGAAGTTATAGGTCACGACCTCAACTCCGTTCTTGGCAAGGTTAACAAGACTTGTTTTATAGTTCTCAATATAGTCTTGGTAGTTGCCATTTCTCTTTTTGATGTCTTCATGGACGGGAAGGCTTTCAACGACGGTCCATTTTAACCCTTCGGCTTCGATCAGGTTTTTGTGTTTTTCAATTTCTTCTGCGGACCATATTTCTCCTGGTTCGATATGATGCAGGGCTGTAACGACCTCTTCGCAACCTGCTTGCTTAATGTCAAGGAGGCTTACTGGGTCATTAGGACCGTACCACCTCATCGATTGAATCATTTTCATCTATGATAAGTTTAATATTTATTGATTATAAACGTAAGGTAACGAAAATAGACATAAAAAGCTTTATAACATAAAAAAATTAATTTGAATGCAATCGGTTGCAATTGTCCGGGTAAATATGTACTTTAGTTTTTGTAATTTTTTAAAGTCGAACCAATAGTTCTTTGTTGGAAGCCTGATCAATCATTTCAAAAAACCAATTATGATGAAAAATCTTGGAATTACGCCTTCGAAAACAACCATACTCATGGTAAGTGTAGAGCAGGAAAGGGTAGGACTTATAATCGATCGTTTCATGCCCCGTTATGAAGTTTTATTCGCTTTCGACGAGGATGAAGCAATGCATTATCTGGATAGAAAGATTGTGACCCTCATTATCGGTAACGCGTCGGATTCGATTAACAAAGGTTTTGATTTATGTAAGAAAGTTAAATATTCTCGTCACCATTGTCATATCCCGATTATCTTACTGGTCGGAAAAGACTCATTATCTGTTAAGATCAGAGGATTCGAATATGGCGCAGATGCTTATGTAGAGACACCGGTTTTCGCTCCTTATTTAGAAGCACAGGTTAATTCTCTTTTAAAAAATAGAAATCGGGTTAAAGAGCATTTCGAGACGACTAGTACGAATTCCTTTTTTACGAGGAGAATAGATGATTGTGAGGAAAGCTTTATACATGAAGTCGATTCGGTCATTCAGCAATATTTGGATGATCCGGGATTTGATGTTGAATTTTTAGCAGAAAAACTTCATGTGAGCAGACCGACGCTCTATAGGAAAATCAAGTGTGTAACTAACTTCAGTCCGAATGACCTAATTAATATGGCGCGACTGGACGAAGCTTTGGGTCTTCTCTCTGCTGGTTATCGGGTTTATGAGGTGTCTGATAGGGTGGGATATAGCTCTCATAGTCATTTTAGTAGAAATTTTCAAAAATATTATGGGATGAATCCGCGTGAGTATATTGCCAATAAAAAACTATCGATGGTTGTATAGTCCAGTATTTTCTGCTTTATACCTCCAATTCGGGGCTCAAATTGGAGGCATAAAATAAACAGGACATGCAGTTGATTTCCTCTCATTGGTTCCATTACGCTACTTGAGCTTGGTTCTAGTTTTCTATTTAACGAGTATAAACTCCTGCTTCATGCATATTTACATTCTTAGAATTGCCGTAATCATCAATAAAGGTAAATTTAAAATATTGAAATTCAGATGATTCCTCTAGTTGGAGATAGACTGGAACGCCCGCACCGCCTCCGTTCCTTTCCAATACATGCGTTCCCAAAGAAGTCCATATATTCCCATCGTTACTTATTTCTATATCAAGGGTTCGCGTTGGATTTAGGCTTCGCTGATAGAAATAGAAACCTTCAATATTTTCTGTCATATTGCCCATATTAATAATTACCCAATGTGGATATGTATTTTCACTGGCAATCTCATTGACGAAAAGGTTTGTGAGGTTTCCGTCAATGAGATTAATGGCTAGTCGACCACCTTTTACATCTTCGCTGGAAGCTGTGATAGACCATCCTTCTGTACTGATAGGCACAGGTGAACCTTTTATTCGTAGCGAAGAATATTCTGTATAAAAGGTATCAATAGCTAGTCTGCTCGGCAGATAAAGTGTACGGTGACGGAATGTTTGTGGAGTGAAATTGGGAATGATCGTAGTAGCCTCCATTCCGTTGACAAAGATTTTTTCTTCTTTTCCTTCACTATCGCTATAGAAAACTTCCGAGCCAATGGCTGTCGTATCAGGAAGTGCTCCCCAGGCTATATGCAATGCTCCTTCATCCATTTCTGTTCTGTCGATCGGCCTAGTCAATAGAGAGCTGATATAATTTCCCCCATAGACTTTAGCTATTACTTCAATTTTGATCGATCGATTGCCTTCGTCGTCGAATGTGAAAATTTCGAAAAGATAATTACCTTCTTCGAAATCATCAAAATATACCTTTACACTGTCTCGTTCGCTACCGGACCGGTCGATCGGCACATCGATCGAATCCAAACGATTGTTCCAGAATATTCTCGCTTTAATCGCTTTTGGATCCGATGGAGTTTTCCATGCTAACAAAAGTCGATTGTGTCCAGGGTGAATGTGAATTGTATCTGGCCGGCCAGTATAGATGAGCTGTCCTTCCTCGAGGAACTCTTTATAGGTGTCGTTCATCTTAGAACAACTAGCTGCCGAAATGATTACTAAGATGGCAAGCAGTAAGTTGTTTCTATAGCTATTGATCAATTTCATATTTTTATCGTTTAAAATTATCCTATTGTAATTGACCCCAAAACGTAAGTTCTGTGATATAGATATAGTCCACATAGCCCCAGGTTTCTACTGTCTTAAATCGAAGATACCTAACTGGTGGTGTGCCCGTTGGGAAGATAAAATCCTCGCCAGTTGTTGTGGCATACATAGCATCTTCAGAAGTGACTGGGCCATCACCCGACGGTTTATATGAATCGCAATCCATTAGTTTGGTCCAGCCATCCCAACTGCCATCAGGAGCCGGTGGGGTGAGCGAGCCATAAACTTCTAATTTTTTAGGAGAACCTAGCTGATAAGCCCATTGTGTTCCTGGTCCTCGATGAAACAATTTAAAACGACTCAACACAGCCGTCTGTCCCATGTCAAATGTGAACGATTGCGGCATGTTAGAACCTGGTTTTGTATGGAAAACAGGTACCCCGCCATTAGGACCAATTCGATCGTCCCACATTTTATCAACAGTATGGTTGTTCTGTGGGTGCGGTTCATAAGTATCGTTCTGAAGAAAAACACCGTTAAAGTCATTCTTTGGAATGAGCTGCTCGAAAACGGGTGTTCGCGTAGCGGTAAGCGTGTCCGATAGGTTACCCCAGCGGTCGCGGATGACCGCGCCGAAGATTGTTGGCTTTGCCTCAAAGCCCCGAACGGAATGGATGCCCTCTAAAGCTTTTGTATAATAGGTTTCGATTTCGCGCATTCGACCAGACGAATCGACTAACAGTGTTACGGCCAAGCTAGCTTCTCCACTATTCGTAAAGGATATGGTTATTCCTCCAAAAGTCTCAGCGAAGTCCAGCGAAGAAAATGCTTCTTGTAAGGGAGACTCTAAGGGCCGAATCTTGACGGTGACTGGACTAGATTGTTTTTCCCCTTTACTTACCGCGTAGAGAGTTACTTCGTATTCGTCCGTAGACGGGAACCCATCCACGATTACCTCATCGGTGTACAAAGATGACTTCGTTTCTCTAGTATAATCGGGTCGGATATTGTAGACCGCTTTTACATAGCGTAGACTTTTGTCGTTTGGTAGATCATATGTAATTCGCGCTCCGCCCGGGAGGCTTTCTACTTGCACATTGCTGATAGGTCCGGGTGCTGCATCATCATCAATAGGTTCAGTATATTTTTCTTCTGAACAGGCATTGATAAAAACAAATGCTATAAAAAAGTAGAGTAATGCAAAATTCTTCATGGTTTATAACTTTAATGATTTTACCACCCGGGGTTTTGAACCGTATTCTTATTTGCTAATAATTCGTTTTCACGAATAGGCCAAAGGTAGTCACGCGTTGTGAAGCTTTGTTGAAAAAGCACCTTTTCTCTGTAATACCCTTCAGGTGTGCGTTGTTCGA from Pedobacter indicus carries:
- a CDS encoding DUF4998 domain-containing protein, which encodes MKLINSYRNNLLLAILVIISAASCSKMNDTYKEFLEEGQLIYTGRPDTIHIHPGHNRLLLAWKTPSDPKAIKARIFWNNRLDSIDVPIDRSGSERDSVKVYFDDFEEGNYLFEIFTFDDEGNRSIKIEVIAKVYGGNYISSLLTRPIDRTEMDEGALHIAWGALPDTTAIGSEVFYSDSEGKEEKIFVNGMEATTIIPNFTPQTFRHRTLYLPSRLAIDTFYTEYSSLRIKGSPVPISTEGWSITASSEDVKGGRLAINLIDGNLTNLFVNEIASENTYPHWVIINMGNMTENIEGFYFYQRSLNPTRTLDIEISNDGNIWTSLGTHVLERNGGGAGVPVYLQLEESSEFQYFKFTFIDDYGNSKNVNMHEAGVYTR
- the floA gene encoding flotillin-like protein FloA (flotillin-like protein involved in membrane lipid rafts) gives rise to the protein MDPSIIFMVIGIVVAIFILLYFLPVNLWFTAQLSGVRVNLLNLLLMRLRKVSPSLVVNSMIISTKAGLNITSNEIETHYLAGGNVNRVIKALISADKANIPLSFKSATAIDLAGRDVFDAVQISVNPRVINTPPVAAVAKDGIQLIAKARVTVRANINQLVGGAGEETILARVGEGIVTTIGSSETHKLVLENPDRISKTVLEKGLDSGTAFEILSIDIADIDIGENIGAKLQTDQAEADLKVANARAEERRAMAVASEQEMRAKAQEARAKVIEAEAELPLAMAEAFRSGNLGVMDYYKIQNIQADTDMRDSISKPGDKRRGDKK
- a CDS encoding response regulator transcription factor, whose protein sequence is MMKNLGITPSKTTILMVSVEQERVGLIIDRFMPRYEVLFAFDEDEAMHYLDRKIVTLIIGNASDSINKGFDLCKKVKYSRHHCHIPIILLVGKDSLSVKIRGFEYGADAYVETPVFAPYLEAQVNSLLKNRNRVKEHFETTSTNSFFTRRIDDCEESFIHEVDSVIQQYLDDPGFDVEFLAEKLHVSRPTLYRKIKCVTNFSPNDLINMARLDEALGLLSAGYRVYEVSDRVGYSSHSHFSRNFQKYYGMNPREYIANKKLSMVV
- the uxuA gene encoding mannonate dehydratase, whose protein sequence is MKMIQSMRWYGPNDPVSLLDIKQAGCEEVVTALHHIEPGEIWSAEEIEKHKNLIEAEGLKWTVVESLPVHEDIKKRNGNYQDYIENYKTSLVNLAKNGVEVVTYNFMPILDWLRTDLIFETPTRARTLRFEKLAFIAFDLFILKRPTAEKDYSTDEIDQAKAYFDKLSIDEQESLSNACLQGLPGSMGVFAVSDVLGLLDQYKDINEEKLRNNLIQFISDIIGTAEKNNIKMAIHPDDPPFSVLGLPRIMSTEKDATFLVESVPSVSNGLCFCSGSYGVRPENDLPGMIQRLGSRIYFLHLRSVQREGNGNFHEANHLEGNANMVKLVKEAILLMRKENRRIPMRPDHGHQMLDDLHKKVYHGYTAIGRLKALAELRGLEAGLNELM
- a CDS encoding DUF5000 domain-containing lipoprotein, with product MKNFALLYFFIAFVFINACSEEKYTEPIDDDAAPGPISNVQVESLPGGARITYDLPNDKSLRYVKAVYNIRPDYTRETKSSLYTDEVIVDGFPSTDEYEVTLYAVSKGEKQSSPVTVKIRPLESPLQEAFSSLDFAETFGGITISFTNSGEASLAVTLLVDSSGRMREIETYYTKALEGIHSVRGFEAKPTIFGAVIRDRWGNLSDTLTATRTPVFEQLIPKNDFNGVFLQNDTYEPHPQNNHTVDKMWDDRIGPNGGVPVFHTKPGSNMPQSFTFDMGQTAVLSRFKLFHRGPGTQWAYQLGSPKKLEVYGSLTPPAPDGSWDGWTKLMDCDSYKPSGDGPVTSEDAMYATTTGEDFIFPTGTPPVRYLRFKTVETWGYVDYIYITELTFWGQLQ